The genomic stretch CGTCACGGATCTGAACTTCGTGAGCCTGCTGGAAGGGGAGATGCTGACCGGCACGCGCAACGAGGCTTACGCCATGTTCGGGCGCTTCACGGCGCACTTCACCGGGCGCATCGACCCGACCGACCCGGAGGTCGTGGGCGTGAAGTGGGTGCCCTTCGCGCAGGTCGAGGGCCTGGTGCGCTACGGCCCGCCACCCGAGTGTGAGGAACGCAACCCCCTGATCTGGGTGCCGACGCGTGACTTCATTGCCGGGAACCCGCGCACCTACTACCCCATCTGATGACCCCGGCCTTACTCCGGACGCGGCTCATTCTGCACAGGCCGGCGGCCACCTCTGGCGCGGCACACCTGTCAGAAAGCTTGTGAGGCAGGATTTAAGCCGCGCTTTATCAAACGTAGCCCAGGTTACAGGGCGGTGTAGCATCGGGGCATGTGGCCTTTTGGAAAAAGCACGAAGGATCGAGTCGCTGAAGCCCTCAACGCTCAGCCCCGTCTCCAGAACCTGGGTCTTCAGGTCACCGAGCAGGGTGGCAACGTCCGTGTGACCGGCATGGTGCCCAATGACCGCTACGGCAACCTGGTCAAGGTGGTTGCCGAGGGTATCAACGGCGTCAAGAGCGTGGACGTGTCGGGCCTGGTGGCGCAGCAGGAAACCAGCCCCGTTCAGGCGGGCAGCACTTCGGCCGGCACAGGCACCTCGGCCGGGGCGACCACGCCGGCGGCCCAGACCCCGGATATCCAGATGGGCGAGAAAACCATGACCCAGCAGAGCGCCGGCACCGCCGAACTGGACGACCAGGCCTTCGAGGAGCAGAGCAAGATCGCCAAGGCCGTGCTGAGCGCCATTCGCAGCAACGGTGAGCTGTCCGACGACCCCATCGACGTGCTGCAAAGCGGCAAAAGCGTGATTCTGCGCGGCGCCGTCGACAACGACCACGAGCTGCGCCTGCTGGAGCAGGTGGCGCGCGCCGTGAGTGGCGTGGCGGGCGTGGACACCAGCGGCGTGAAAGTCACGGTGGGCACCAAGGAACTGGCCAAGGAAAAGGACACCGAATCCGGCGATACCGTGTATACCGTGAAATCCGGCGATACCCTCAGCGAAATCGCGCAGAAGTACTACGGCGACGCTATGGAGTACAAGAAGATCGCGCACTACAACAACATCAGTAACCCGGATCTGATTCAGCCCGGCCAGAAAATCCGCATCCCCGGCTGAGCCCGGCCCCTTCCTGACCGCCTCGACCACGGGGCGGTTTTCCTGTTTTCACCACCATCACATCCTGATATCGGAAACTGATAGTGATATGGATATCAACCTTTTCAAAGGTAACCTCGACCTGATCCTGCTGAGTGTGCTGGAACGCGAGGGCGGGTACGGGCAGGACGTCGCCAAGCGTGTGAATGCCCTGACGAACGGCGAGATCACCCTGAACGCCGGGAGCCTGTATCCGGCGCTGCATCGTCTGGAACGCGCCGGGTTTTTGCAAGCTCAGGAAACCCTGCCGGCGCGGGGCGGGCCGCCCGTGCGTACCTACGC from Deinococcus fonticola encodes the following:
- a CDS encoding NUDIX hydrolase, whose amino-acid sequence is MSHLSRTLPLKRAAHVYLVQDKHLLLVEERMDDGSIFYGLPGGKALAGENLGDAAVRQVKLETGLTVTDLNFVSLLEGEMLTGTRNEAYAMFGRFTAHFTGRIDPTDPEVVGVKWVPFAQVEGLVRYGPPPECEERNPLIWVPTRDFIAGNPRTYYPI
- a CDS encoding LysM peptidoglycan-binding domain-containing protein, translating into MWPFGKSTKDRVAEALNAQPRLQNLGLQVTEQGGNVRVTGMVPNDRYGNLVKVVAEGINGVKSVDVSGLVAQQETSPVQAGSTSAGTGTSAGATTPAAQTPDIQMGEKTMTQQSAGTAELDDQAFEEQSKIAKAVLSAIRSNGELSDDPIDVLQSGKSVILRGAVDNDHELRLLEQVARAVSGVAGVDTSGVKVTVGTKELAKEKDTESGDTVYTVKSGDTLSEIAQKYYGDAMEYKKIAHYNNISNPDLIQPGQKIRIPG
- a CDS encoding PadR family transcriptional regulator; protein product: MDINLFKGNLDLILLSVLEREGGYGQDVAKRVNALTNGEITLNAGSLYPALHRLERAGFLQAQETLPARGGPPVRTYALTAAGRAELRRRQNSYHSFDQALRRLWS